AGGTATGAAGTGAAACATCTTTCCAAATTTACATTGATGAATTGTGGACTCAAATGTGAAGGGTAATAGTCCTCTAATGCCATAGGTAGCAGCCATCGGTTTAGACCCTGCAAAGCACTTGGGCAAAGAAATAGCGTTCTTGACCGCCCATCTGCATAAGTTGAAAgagtatgtttttattttttcttcttccttgtaGTATTTTTCCATTGTTTAAGCACAACTTGATACCAACATTGCTCATTTTGACATTCTTTTGGTAGGTTGTATGGGATAAATGTATGTGGTGAAGGAGGAGAATATGAAACACTGACGCTTGACTGTCCACTTTTCGTAGTAAGTATGCCTTGTATTTTTTAGGTGTAATATTGATTCCCAATCCCATTCCCtccatccttttcttcttcttcatcatgtCTGGAAAACTTATTGTATGATAATAAGACGGGGGTGTGTGGTGCTTTTGGTGACATTTTACTCATTTTTTGTCGTTtctctcaaaaaataatagtttcTGGTTTATGATCCCTGTTTTCAAAGGGAAAGTTGTTCATGCTATTGCAATGcaacatatttttgttttatttttatcttaagatAGCTtgtgttttaacttttaacagAATtcgtgttcttttttttattttcctactaAGTTTTATCATTTCTGTTACTGTTTCAAATTCTCAGAATGCCAGAATTGTGCTCGATGAATTTCAAACTGTACTACACTCTCCAGGTTCTATAGCTTCTGTTGGGGTCATTCATCCTTTGGCATTTCATTTGGAAAATAAGGACACAGTCATTTCATTAGATAATGACAAAGCCAGTGATTCCTCTCTGGAAAAAAAGGGTTCTGTGTTTGTAGTGCAAGGAGATTTCCCACAAAGAAGCCAGGCTACATGCCAGTCTAATTCTGAAACAACTAATTTAGTTGAAGTTAGAGATGATAGAATTTACATCTCTAAAACAAAGAAGGATAATATATTTTCCATTTGTTGCTGGTTGCAAGATTCATGCAAAACTTCAGCAGGTAAGCATTAGAAGAATGATGCATTTTCCCTCATCACTCCCCGGAAGCATATATCTTAACCCATGCCCCATAGCTTCTTTCACCTTTCCCTTTTGACTCTACAATTTCTCAAGGGTTTTGGACCGCTTTTTATTGGCAGGTTCCCATGAAGATCTAGCAGTTGTTCTGAAGCACATTGAATCACAGCTTGCAGGATATGGTTTTGGCTGGGAGCATGTCCTATATATTCATCTTTATATTGCTGATATGAATGAGTTTGCTACAGTAAATGAGACATATGTGAGATTCATTACCCAGGAAAAGTGCCCTTTTGGTGTTCCATCTCGCAGCACAATAGAACTACCTTTGTTGCAAGCGAGTTTGGGGAGAGCTTATATTGAAGTTCTAGTGGCAAATGATAACAGCAAAAATGTGTTGCATGTGCAAAGTATTTCCTCTTGGGCACCCAGTTGCATCGGGCCATATAGCCAGGTACTGTAAACTACTTTTTTTGAATTATCAGTTATTTGGTTGTGTTGGTAGTGTCATACTTCCTGCTCCctgatttcatttttctttctcaaatggTGGTGGAAGTAGTTTGAATAGTACATAGAAGGAAAATTTTACTTGTTAAAAACTAAGATTCAAGTTTTCTGTTAGTAAGAAATATTTAGACAGATATTGCCAATTGCGAGAAATTGGATTTTATGATAGCAGGGAAATCTTGACAGGTTGCTTATATGTGCTCTGATCATGAACATACCTGATTAGACAATGATTGCACTGTTGATATTGCTCTGCTTAGTTGCACCGCGTTCcccaaaaatttaatttttttttttgcttaaagttaaatttttttgtgttttggatcgttttgatgcgctgatctcaaaaataatttttttaaaatgaaaaaacatcattttgatgcatttcgacacgaaaagcactttgaaaaacaaccgcaaccacactcccaaacaggcaATTTAGTCTTGAACACGATGACTATATTTGTAGATGAACAAAATTGTCATTTCCCTGTATGTGTATAATTATATTGAGTACTTTTGCTATCACCCTGCTTGAAATAATTGCATAATCGCATGTagatttgaatctttttattttactgtttgCTCTCAGGCAACCTTGCATAAGGAGATACTACACATGGCTGGACAGTTGGGGTTGGACCCGCCCACTATGATGCTATGCAATGGAGGTCCCTCTGCTGAGCTGGAACAAGCACTAGGAAACAGTGAAGCAGTGGCAAATGTCTTTAACTGCTCAGTATCTACCTCTGCTATTGTTTTGACCATTTACTGTTCAGCAGATACTCCGCTGCCAGAAAGACTTAAGATCCAGGAGAAGCAGGACTCTTTCTTAAAGCAAATGAGACTGCTGCAATTAGATAAAGGAAGCAAGTGCAAAATTCTTGATCCAATATTTCTATATGTTCTTGTGCCTGATCTTCCAAAAAGGTAATTCTTCTGTACATCTGATTTTCCTTTATGACCTTCTAAATGGGAATCTCTATGCCTCTATCTACCATCTCATAGTCATGCTATTTCATATTTGTATGCACATCTTTGAATTTGGAAACCTGACCAAACATATTAGCCACTAGGCAGATGTTTGCGTTGTTTATATTTCTTTGCCAACTATTTTTACCAActcaacataaattaaaaaaaatattgtagaaaATTTTAGATTcacaaataaaagaacaaaataaaagtgaCAGATAATAGTAAATGGGATAGTGTACTGATGAAATtggtgaaacaaaaaatatgaattaggataagttatttgaatacaTAAATATGTGAGATGGTATCTATTGGAATCTGAGCATATGGTGATCAAGTAATTTGGTCCTTGAAACTGTTCGAGAAAAATAGAGTACCCtgaagagtaaaaataaaagagagcatATCAGCTTGCAAGTATACTTTTTATAAACTTAAATTGACATAACTTTGTATTGGACTTCAACAGTTTGTATGTATCTTGTGCATTTGAGGAAGGAATGCCATGCATGTGTGTTTGTGTATT
This window of the Populus trichocarpa isolate Nisqually-1 chromosome 13, P.trichocarpa_v4.1, whole genome shotgun sequence genome carries:
- the LOC7487708 gene encoding diphthine--ammonia ligase isoform X2 is translated as MQNAWDCHYSEGGYKDPQGKLSFRGCYWHQTLNYKTTPGDEVEDMFILLNEVKRQIPSITAVSSGAIASDYQRLRVESVCSRLGLVSLAYLWKQDQSLLLQEMITNGILAITVKVAAIGLDPAKHLGKEIAFLTAHLHKLKELYGINVCGEGGEYETLTLDCPLFVNARIVLDEFQTVLHSPGSIASVGVIHPLAFHLENKDTVISLDNDKASDSSLEKKGSVFVVQGDFPQRSQATCQSNSETTNLVEVRDDRIYISKTKKDNIFSICCWLQDSCKTSAGSHEDLAVVLKHIESQLAGYGFGWEHVLYIHLYIADMNEFATVNETYVRFITQEKCPFGVPSRSTIELPLLQASLGRAYIEVLVANDNSKNVLHVQSISSWAPSCIGPYSQATLHKEILHMAGQLGLDPPTMMLCNGGPSAELEQALGNSEAVANVFNCSVSTSAIVLTIYCSADTPLPERLKIQEKQDSFLKQMRLLQLDKGSKCKILDPIFLYVLVPDLPKRAFVEVKPILFVPEDAETAVTSVQNPSSFTVANRWGFQHAQWHDSCIQKCVVSGKICAIILSITENIVVKICSESLGVNDEDVDHQNSVSKGHMERVLRFCVYLLDKVIMENGFSWEDTMNLRTYFPTASGIPLETLSLALKNAMNELAEMDQRVQVGKEPIYNIVPVLAAGSSAASMNNIITCELFARKS
- the LOC7487708 gene encoding diphthine--ammonia ligase isoform X1, which codes for MKVVALVSGGKDSCYAMMKSIQYGHEIVALANLMPADDSVDELDSFMYQTVGHQIIVSYAECMGLPLFRRRIQGSTRHQTLNYKTTPGDEVEDMFILLNEVKRQIPSITAVSSGAIASDYQRLRVESVCSRLGLVSLAYLWKQDQSLLLQEMITNGILAITVKVAAIGLDPAKHLGKEIAFLTAHLHKLKELYGINVCGEGGEYETLTLDCPLFVNARIVLDEFQTVLHSPGSIASVGVIHPLAFHLENKDTVISLDNDKASDSSLEKKGSVFVVQGDFPQRSQATCQSNSETTNLVEVRDDRIYISKTKKDNIFSICCWLQDSCKTSAGSHEDLAVVLKHIESQLAGYGFGWEHVLYIHLYIADMNEFATVNETYVRFITQEKCPFGVPSRSTIELPLLQASLGRAYIEVLVANDNSKNVLHVQSISSWAPSCIGPYSQATLHKEILHMAGQLGLDPPTMMLCNGGPSAELEQALGNSEAVANVFNCSVSTSAIVLTIYCSADTPLPERLKIQEKQDSFLKQMRLLQLDKGSKCKILDPIFLYVLVPDLPKRAFVEVKPILFVPEDAETAVTSVQNPSSFTVANRWGFQHAQWHDSCIQKCVVSGKICAIILSITENIVVKICSESLGVNDEDVDHQNSVSKGHMERVLRFCVYLLDKVIMENGFSWEDTMNLRTYFPTASGIPLETLSLALKNAMNELAEMDQRVQVGKEPIYNIVPVLAAGSSAASMNNIITCELFARKS
- the LOC7487708 gene encoding diphthine--ammonia ligase isoform X3; amino-acid sequence: MKLRSSWHQTLNYKTTPGDEVEDMFILLNEVKRQIPSITAVSSGAIASDYQRLRVESVCSRLGLVSLAYLWKQDQSLLLQEMITNGILAITVKVAAIGLDPAKHLGKEIAFLTAHLHKLKELYGINVCGEGGEYETLTLDCPLFVNARIVLDEFQTVLHSPGSIASVGVIHPLAFHLENKDTVISLDNDKASDSSLEKKGSVFVVQGDFPQRSQATCQSNSETTNLVEVRDDRIYISKTKKDNIFSICCWLQDSCKTSAGSHEDLAVVLKHIESQLAGYGFGWEHVLYIHLYIADMNEFATVNETYVRFITQEKCPFGVPSRSTIELPLLQASLGRAYIEVLVANDNSKNVLHVQSISSWAPSCIGPYSQATLHKEILHMAGQLGLDPPTMMLCNGGPSAELEQALGNSEAVANVFNCSVSTSAIVLTIYCSADTPLPERLKIQEKQDSFLKQMRLLQLDKGSKCKILDPIFLYVLVPDLPKRAFVEVKPILFVPEDAETAVTSVQNPSSFTVANRWGFQHAQWHDSCIQKCVVSGKICAIILSITENIVVKICSESLGVNDEDVDHQNSVSKGHMERVLRFCVYLLDKVIMENGFSWEDTMNLRTYFPTASGIPLETLSLALKNAMNELAEMDQRVQVGKEPIYNIVPVLAAGSSAASMNNIITCELFARKS
- the LOC7487708 gene encoding diphthine--ammonia ligase isoform X4, which translates into the protein MFILLNEVKRQIPSITAVSSGAIASDYQRLRVESVCSRLGLVSLAYLWKQDQSLLLQEMITNGILAITVKVAAIGLDPAKHLGKEIAFLTAHLHKLKELYGINVCGEGGEYETLTLDCPLFVNARIVLDEFQTVLHSPGSIASVGVIHPLAFHLENKDTVISLDNDKASDSSLEKKGSVFVVQGDFPQRSQATCQSNSETTNLVEVRDDRIYISKTKKDNIFSICCWLQDSCKTSAGSHEDLAVVLKHIESQLAGYGFGWEHVLYIHLYIADMNEFATVNETYVRFITQEKCPFGVPSRSTIELPLLQASLGRAYIEVLVANDNSKNVLHVQSISSWAPSCIGPYSQATLHKEILHMAGQLGLDPPTMMLCNGGPSAELEQALGNSEAVANVFNCSVSTSAIVLTIYCSADTPLPERLKIQEKQDSFLKQMRLLQLDKGSKCKILDPIFLYVLVPDLPKRAFVEVKPILFVPEDAETAVTSVQNPSSFTVANRWGFQHAQWHDSCIQKCVVSGKICAIILSITENIVVKICSESLGVNDEDVDHQNSVSKGHMERVLRFCVYLLDKVIMENGFSWEDTMNLRTYFPTASGIPLETLSLALKNAMNELAEMDQRVQVGKEPIYNIVPVLAAGSSAASMNNIITCELFARKS